The DNA sequence TTTATCAGAAATTCCGATAACCTTTGCAGGAACTGTTGTTGCAGTTTTCAAAATTTCTTCAAAAGGGAGGCCTGTAAATTCCATTATTTTTTTCATTAAATTCAGTTGTGAAAAAGCGGTTCCTATTAAAGTCCCATCTTTATAATATCCTGTTCCTTCTTTAACAAAATACTCTATGTCTTTATACATATAATTTCCGTCAGGTAATCCAAGAGCACTTATGCCATCTGTTATTATACAGAAATTTTCAGGACCCTTAATTTTAAAAATATAATTTACAACTTCTGGATGTATGTGTTTTCCATCGCATATTATCTGATAGGTAAAATTATTATCAAACAAAACTGCACCAATTACTCCAGGTTCTCTATGGTGGAAAGGCCTCATTGCATTAAATAAATGGGTTACATGATTTACTCCCATCTTTATCATTTCTTCTGTTTCATCAAATGTTGCATCTGTATGTCCAATAGAAGGAACAACATTATTTTTGATTAATTTTTTAACAACTGATTTTATGCCCTCTATTTCCGGTGCAAAAGTCATCATTTTAAGTTTTCCACCGCATATTTCAATTATCTCTTCTATTGACCTTTCCCTTACAGAACATATTTTGTCTTCTTTTATCATCCCTTTTCTTTTAACATTTATATAAGGACCTTCAAGATGAATTCCGAGAATTTTTGCTCCATCTACTTTTTCTGTATTTTCAACAATTCTTTCGATATGCTTCTGTTTTTTGATATAGGGCTTAAAAATTGTTGTTGCAAGAAAAGAGGTTGTTCCTAAAGAAGCAAGGGTAGACGAAATTTTTTGAACGTTTTCATTATCTTTTAGGTTAAGAAAATCAGTTCCACCAGCACCTTGAATATGGAGGTCAATCAATCCTGGAATTAAAAGTTTGCCCCTTCCTTCTATTGTAACATCCATTTTTCTTAAATCTTTTCCAATTTTTTTTATGGTTTTCCCTTCAACATAAACATCCACAACTTTCCCTTTCTCTCCTGGATTGATAAGAGTGATATTTTTAATTAAAAATTTATTTTTTCTGTCCATATCTTTCTGAATGGTATCTTTCAAACCATTTTTTTATTTCTTTTTCAGGAATTCTTTTAATTTTTTTATTCAATATTTTTCCAGCGATTAAAATATAATAAAAAACTTCTGCAAAGTATTCACTCATAAGAGCATAAAAGGATGCTTTTTCCGGAGATTCTCCAAAACAGAAAAGGCCATGATTTTTTAAAATTATTGATGGACAGCCTGTTTTTTCATATACTCTTAAAATTTCTTTTCCTATGTTATCACCTGTATTATCAACATATTTTGAAACAGGTATATCCTTTCCAAAAATATCTGCATGACCTGTTGTAAGTACAGGAATTGGAATGCCAAGAACTGAAAAGACAGTTATGAATTTTGAATGAGTATGGCAGAATCCTTTGACTTCTTTTAAATTTCTGTAAATGTAAAGATGGTGTGGTGTATCAACAGATGGTTTTAAATCCCCATATATCAGTTTTCCATTCATATCAACTCCGACAATTTTTGATTCTGTAAGTTTTTCATACGGAACACCACTTGGTTTTATATAAATAATTTCTCGTTTATCATCTATTCCACTTACATTTCCCTGGGTTCCATAAACAAGATTGTTTTTCCATAAAAACAAATTTGCTTCATAGACCCTTTTTTTTAAATTCTTCATTCTGTTTCCTTTTTTATTTTTAACAATTCCTTCATTACATTAAACAGACTTTCTTTATAATTCTGTGTTCCAAAAGCGTCATGAAGTTTTTTATAAAGTGAATAAAGTTTCTCATATACTATTACATTTTCCGGAATGGGTCTATAAATTTTTTTGCTGTATCTACAAATTTTTTCCTGTGCTTCTTCAACTGATTTAAAATAACCACCTGCTATTGCTCCAAAAATCCCAGCTCCAACTGCACATGTTTGAGGAAGTGCTGATATTTTTATTTCTCTGTTCATTATGTCGGCATATATCTGCATAATTAAAGGATTTTTTTCTGCTATTCCACCAGAAGCCACTATCTCTTTTATTTTTACTCCAAAACTTTCGACCCTTTCTATTATCACTCTTGCTCCAAAACCTGTACTTTCAATTAAACATCTAAAAATTTCCTCTGGTTTTGTATTTAAAGTTAAGCCAACTATTAAACCGGTTAATTTCTGGTCAACAAGAATAGTTCTGTTTCCATTATGCCAGTCAAGAGCAAGAAGACCAGTTTGACCAGGTTTTATCTTCTGTGCTTTTTTTGTGAAGTAGGAATAAGGGTCTTTTATAAATTTTGGAATCAATTTTTTTACAAACCAGTAAAAAATGTCACCGACTGCGGATTGACCCGCTTCTATTCCGTAAAATCCTGGGACTATAGAATCGGGTACAATTCCACAAACTCCCGGTATGTCTTTTAGTTCTTTATTTTTTGGATATATCATCATATCACAGGAAGAAGTACCGATTATTTTTACAAGAACTCCTTCTTTTATTCCTGCTCCGACCGCTCCCATATGAGCATCAAATTCAGAAACACTTACTGGAATTCCTTCTGGAAGACCTGTTTTTTTACTCCATTCTTTACATAAATAACCTGCAATTTCACCACTTGGATATGCCTTTTCATAAAGTTTTTTTCTTATTCCTTTAAATGAAGGGTCAAGTTTTTCAAGAAATTCACTGTCCGGTAATCCACCCCATTCTTCATTATATATTGCTTTATGACCTGCTGCACATATTCCTCTTTTTACTTCTTCTGGATTTTTTATTCCTGATAAGACCGCAGGTATATAATCGCATATTTCAATGAATGTTGCCATTGATTCAAAAACTTTTCTATCAGTTCTTGCAAGGTGAAGTAATTTTGAAAAAAACCATTCAGATGAATAAACTCCTCCTATTTTTGATAAATAATGGGGTCTG is a window from the bacterium genome containing:
- the nagA gene encoding N-acetylglucosamine-6-phosphate deacetylase yields the protein MDRKNKFLIKNITLINPGEKGKVVDVYVEGKTIKKIGKDLRKMDVTIEGRGKLLIPGLIDLHIQGAGGTDFLNLKDNENVQKISSTLASLGTTSFLATTIFKPYIKKQKHIERIVENTEKVDGAKILGIHLEGPYINVKRKGMIKEDKICSVRERSIEEIIEICGGKLKMMTFAPEIEGIKSVVKKLIKNNVVPSIGHTDATFDETEEMIKMGVNHVTHLFNAMRPFHHREPGVIGAVLFDNNFTYQIICDGKHIHPEVVNYIFKIKGPENFCIITDGISALGLPDGNYMYKDIEYFVKEGTGYYKDGTLIGTAFSQLNLMKKIMEFTGLPFEEILKTATTVPAKVIGISDKKGIIEKGKDADMVILDKNLNVEITFVEGKIVYRKEEKYGNSKI
- a CDS encoding class II aldolase/adducin family protein, which produces MKNLKKRVYEANLFLWKNNLVYGTQGNVSGIDDKREIIYIKPSGVPYEKLTESKIVGVDMNGKLIYGDLKPSVDTPHHLYIYRNLKEVKGFCHTHSKFITVFSVLGIPIPVLTTGHADIFGKDIPVSKYVDNTGDNIGKEILRVYEKTGCPSIILKNHGLFCFGESPEKASFYALMSEYFAEVFYYILIAGKILNKKIKRIPEKEIKKWFERYHSERYGQKK
- a CDS encoding ribulokinase, producing the protein MFSIGIDFGTNSVRGIILNLKNGEIVSEKVVPYPSGIDGVIIDEKDPHLARQNPADYHICLEKLLKEIIKKAKKNKSFSVDKIVGIGIDTTGSTPMPVDKNLVPLSFYKEFKNNVNAMAWLWKDHTSSDEAEEITELSKKIRPHYLSKIGGVYSSEWFFSKLLHLARTDRKVFESMATFIEICDYIPAVLSGIKNPEEVKRGICAAGHKAIYNEEWGGLPDSEFLEKLDPSFKGIRKKLYEKAYPSGEIAGYLCKEWSKKTGLPEGIPVSVSEFDAHMGAVGAGIKEGVLVKIIGTSSCDMMIYPKNKELKDIPGVCGIVPDSIVPGFYGIEAGQSAVGDIFYWFVKKLIPKFIKDPYSYFTKKAQKIKPGQTGLLALDWHNGNRTILVDQKLTGLIVGLTLNTKPEEIFRCLIESTGFGARVIIERVESFGVKIKEIVASGGIAEKNPLIMQIYADIMNREIKISALPQTCAVGAGIFGAIAGGYFKSVEEAQEKICRYSKKIYRPIPENVIVYEKLYSLYKKLHDAFGTQNYKESLFNVMKELLKIKKETE